The following are encoded together in the Methylorubrum sp. B1-46 genome:
- a CDS encoding motility protein A: MDLATGIGLLGGVGVVFTLIMIDGGNFAAYFDKHAVIVIFGGAIAATMIRFPFSTMLHGLPMGLRYAFTMRSVKPHDLIEEITKIADVVRKSGPIALENMEISDPFLAQGARYIADGYDRDFIRDTMERDRDNFLMHLDEGSKIYRAFGDCAPAWGMIGTILGMVTMFANMSDPSKLGPAMATALLATLYGALIANMVALPIADKLHVKLEEEDVSRSLIIDGILLIRDQKSPSLVREMLIAYLPANHRDELAAEAA; encoded by the coding sequence ATGGATCTCGCAACCGGTATCGGGCTGCTCGGCGGCGTCGGCGTGGTATTTACGCTGATCATGATCGATGGCGGCAACTTCGCCGCCTATTTCGACAAGCACGCCGTGATCGTGATCTTCGGCGGCGCCATCGCCGCGACCATGATCCGCTTCCCGTTCTCGACCATGTTGCACGGCCTGCCGATGGGCCTGCGCTACGCCTTCACCATGCGCTCGGTGAAGCCGCACGACCTGATCGAGGAGATCACCAAGATCGCCGACGTCGTGCGCAAGTCCGGCCCGATCGCTCTGGAAAACATGGAGATTTCCGACCCGTTCCTGGCCCAGGGCGCGCGCTACATCGCCGACGGCTACGACCGCGACTTCATCCGCGACACGATGGAGCGCGACCGAGACAACTTCCTGATGCATCTGGATGAGGGCTCGAAGATCTACCGCGCCTTCGGTGACTGCGCGCCGGCCTGGGGCATGATCGGCACCATCCTCGGCATGGTGACGATGTTCGCCAACATGTCCGATCCCTCGAAGCTCGGGCCCGCCATGGCGACCGCGCTGCTCGCGACGCTCTACGGCGCGCTGATCGCCAACATGGTTGCCCTGCCGATCGCCGACAAGCTGCACGTGAAGCTCGAGGAGGAGGACGTGTCACGCTCCCTCATCATCGACGGCATCCTGCTGATCCGCGACCAGAAGAGCCCCTCGCTGGTGCGCGAGATGCTGATCGCCTACCTGCCGGCGAACCACCGCGACGAACTCGCTGCGGAAGCGGCGTGA
- a CDS encoding CAP domain-containing protein — MLGRRTFLAAPAVLALAALLQGCAGRITPEASGVPTLYLPLTTGSSTVDTVAARDMISAYRRNNGIAPLVVDPELQRLAETEAAAMAASDRPSKSQTVRAAVTRLGYDGADANLSAGYHTLAEAFSGWRDSPPHRAVMLAPEAKRMGIATAYAPGSKYKVYWALLVAK, encoded by the coding sequence GTGCTCGGACGCCGGACCTTTCTCGCCGCCCCAGCGGTGCTCGCCCTCGCAGCCCTGCTCCAGGGTTGTGCGGGGCGGATCACGCCCGAGGCGAGCGGCGTACCGACCCTGTATCTGCCGCTGACGACCGGCAGCAGCACCGTCGACACGGTGGCGGCCCGGGACATGATCTCGGCCTATCGTCGCAACAATGGGATCGCGCCGCTCGTCGTCGACCCCGAATTGCAGCGGCTGGCCGAGACCGAGGCCGCCGCCATGGCCGCCTCCGATCGGCCGAGCAAGAGCCAGACGGTGCGAGCCGCGGTGACGCGCCTGGGCTATGACGGTGCCGATGCCAACCTTTCGGCGGGCTACCACACCCTCGCGGAAGCCTTTTCGGGGTGGCGCGACAGCCCTCCGCACCGTGCGGTCATGCTCGCGCCGGAAGCCAAGCGCATGGGCATCGCCACGGCCTACGCGCCGGGCTCCAAGTACAAGGTTTACTGGGCGCTGTTGGTCGCCAAATAG
- a CDS encoding HNH endonuclease, whose translation MIDLQTLVLNADYRPLSYNPLSLWSWKDAFTALFLDRVTLVANYDIEAHSPSRSLKVPSVVALKSYVALARSPAFTRYNIYLRDTFTCQYCGLRLPSGGLTFDHVVPRSRGGLSTWENVVAACSPCNLRKANRTPDEAEMPLLNEPHRPTRHELHRRQPEFDHRQYHHTWLDYLYWDSELDS comes from the coding sequence ATGATCGATCTGCAAACCCTGGTGCTCAACGCGGATTACCGGCCGCTCTCCTACAATCCGCTCTCGTTGTGGTCCTGGAAGGACGCCTTCACGGCCCTGTTTCTCGACCGTGTCACCCTGGTCGCGAACTACGACATCGAGGCCCATAGCCCGAGCCGGTCACTCAAGGTGCCGAGCGTGGTCGCCCTCAAGAGCTATGTGGCGCTGGCCCGCAGCCCGGCCTTCACGCGCTACAACATCTATCTGCGCGACACCTTCACCTGCCAGTATTGCGGCCTGCGTCTGCCCTCTGGCGGTCTGACCTTCGACCACGTCGTGCCCCGCTCCCGTGGGGGCCTCTCCACCTGGGAAAACGTCGTGGCAGCCTGTTCGCCGTGCAATCTGCGCAAGGCCAACCGCACGCCGGACGAGGCGGAGATGCCGCTTCTCAACGAGCCGCACCGCCCGACGCGCCATGAGCTCCACCGCCGCCAGCCGGAATTCGACCACCGCCAGTACCATCACACCTGGCTCGACTATCTCTACTGGGACAGCGAGCTCGACAGTTAG
- a CDS encoding glucan ABC transporter ATP-binding protein/ permease: MSMIRLYARVLGLLGAEKRLAGGLIVANVALAVAAFAEPLIMGRIIDGLTHLSKDTPATTLLPWIVAWVVFGLFTIGAGVAIALHSDRLAHRNRLSTMANFFEHVLELPIAFHSSNHSGRVLKAMLEGTNAMAWVWLNFFREHFSALLSVGVLLPLTLFVNWRLGAILVVLVLVFTALASYVLRRTETLQGEVEQFQSGLAAHASDALGNVAVIQSFTRARAEKEAMRTIIHDLLRVQIPVLSWWALANVATRASGTLTMTAIFITGIALHQKGAATVGEIVAFMSLATMLVTKLDHVVTFVNGVFMQAPKMREFFEVVDTVPTVRDRPQAKQVARFEGEVVFDEVAFSYDGRRNALDGVSFAARPGETVALVGTTGSGKSTTLGLLHRTFDPDAGAIRIDGIDIRDIGLSSLRHNIGVVFQEPMLFNRSIRENLQVGRPDATDAEMLDALERAQASEFMARQPDGLDTIIGERGRSLSGGERQRLSIARALLKNPPMLILDEATSALDAATERKLQQALETVMEGRTTFVIAHRLATIRNADRILVFENGKIVEAGNFDELVALNQRFAALARAQFMAAESEDDMPLAA, encoded by the coding sequence ATGTCGATGATTCGCCTCTATGCGCGAGTGCTCGGCCTGCTGGGAGCGGAGAAGCGGCTGGCCGGCGGTCTGATCGTCGCCAATGTCGCGCTCGCCGTGGCGGCGTTTGCCGAACCATTGATCATGGGCCGTATCATCGACGGCCTCACCCATTTGTCCAAGGACACGCCCGCGACCACGCTGCTGCCGTGGATCGTGGCCTGGGTGGTGTTCGGCCTGTTCACGATCGGCGCGGGCGTCGCGATCGCCCTGCATTCCGACCGGCTCGCCCACCGCAACCGGCTCTCCACCATGGCGAACTTCTTCGAGCACGTGCTCGAACTTCCGATCGCCTTCCATTCGTCCAACCATTCGGGCCGCGTGCTGAAGGCGATGCTGGAAGGCACGAACGCCATGGCCTGGGTTTGGCTCAACTTCTTCCGCGAGCACTTCTCCGCGCTGCTCTCGGTCGGCGTGCTGCTGCCGCTGACCCTGTTCGTGAACTGGCGGCTCGGTGCGATCCTCGTGGTGCTGGTTCTCGTCTTCACGGCGCTGGCGAGCTACGTCCTGCGCCGCACCGAGACGCTCCAGGGCGAGGTCGAGCAGTTCCAGTCGGGTCTGGCCGCCCACGCCTCCGATGCGCTCGGCAACGTCGCGGTGATCCAATCCTTCACCCGCGCCCGCGCCGAGAAGGAAGCGATGCGCACCATCATCCACGACCTGCTCCGGGTGCAGATCCCTGTCCTGTCGTGGTGGGCGCTGGCCAACGTCGCCACCCGCGCCTCCGGCACCCTGACCATGACCGCGATCTTCATCACCGGCATCGCCCTGCATCAGAAGGGTGCGGCCACCGTCGGCGAGATCGTCGCCTTCATGAGCCTTGCCACCATGCTGGTGACCAAGCTCGACCACGTGGTCACCTTCGTGAACGGCGTGTTCATGCAGGCACCGAAGATGCGCGAGTTCTTCGAGGTGGTCGACACTGTCCCGACCGTCCGCGACCGGCCGCAGGCCAAGCAGGTCGCCCGGTTCGAGGGCGAAGTGGTCTTCGACGAGGTCGCCTTCTCCTATGACGGCCGCCGCAACGCGCTCGACGGTGTGTCCTTCGCAGCCCGGCCCGGTGAGACCGTGGCGCTCGTCGGCACCACGGGTTCAGGCAAGTCCACGACGCTAGGCCTGCTCCACCGCACCTTCGATCCGGATGCCGGCGCCATCCGCATCGACGGCATCGACATCCGCGATATCGGCCTCTCCAGCCTGCGCCACAACATCGGCGTCGTGTTCCAGGAGCCGATGCTGTTCAACCGCTCGATTCGCGAAAACCTTCAGGTTGGCCGCCCCGATGCGACCGATGCCGAGATGCTCGATGCGCTGGAGCGGGCCCAGGCCAGCGAGTTCATGGCGCGCCAACCCGACGGGCTCGACACGATCATCGGCGAGCGCGGCCGGTCGCTCTCCGGCGGCGAGCGCCAGCGCCTCTCGATCGCGCGGGCGCTTCTGAAGAACCCGCCGATGCTGATCCTCGACGAGGCCACGAGCGCGCTCGACGCCGCGACCGAGCGCAAGCTGCAGCAGGCGCTGGAGACGGTGATGGAAGGGCGCACCACCTTCGTGATCGCCCACCGCCTCGCCACGATCCGCAACGCCGACCGCATCCTTGTGTTCGAGAACGGCAAGATCGTCGAGGCTGGCAATTTCGACGAGCTGGTCGCCCTCAACCAGCGCTTCGCAGCGCTCGCCCGGGCCCAGTTCATGGCGGCCGAGTCCGAGGACGACATGCCGCTCGCGGCTTGA
- a CDS encoding cytochrome c, with product MTRLTALGSGWLAIAAFLSVGSVRAQEADADLVKRGEYLATVGDCVACHTKPGGKFLAGNYKLDTPIGAIKTPNLTPDDETGIGKWSYETFEKAFRHGIGDEGEYLYPAFPFGWYTKVSDEDTRAIFAYLKSLPPVKEKREENEIPFPFNVRTALITWRTAFFTAERFKPDPNVSAEVNRGGYLVEGLGHCGMCHNERKLVGNSSLAGRFGGGVIDGWYAPNITPDGHQGIGAWSDAEVVTYLKTGTAPGNRPGVAAGPMRQTIEESLSKMTDADLKAMVAYLRTVPAKQTYKEKDLQAFNQPGAPGADTYLTYCSSCHRPDGKGVEGAIPALAGNTSVQSAGPETVINVIVGGLAAQSDYAPMPAIGQEMTDQQIKDVTDYIRNSWGNKAPVVSETGIVANARQKIRTMMAGNAPCSTIEDVKLKSSIEQATGADALKGLKPNDFVPLLARVAPQVKAAAPEAGDDAVVNGLLSAFCKANRTEKDAEPLPWSATIGSFGNVAYSQIKNPEKRVDALSGKVPASGATPPKP from the coding sequence ATGACACGTCTCACCGCCCTGGGCTCCGGATGGCTCGCCATCGCCGCATTCCTGTCTGTCGGTTCCGTCCGCGCGCAGGAGGCCGATGCCGACCTCGTCAAGCGCGGCGAGTATCTAGCGACGGTGGGTGATTGCGTCGCCTGCCACACCAAGCCCGGCGGCAAGTTCCTGGCCGGCAACTACAAGCTCGACACGCCGATCGGGGCGATCAAGACGCCGAACCTCACGCCGGACGATGAGACCGGCATCGGCAAGTGGAGCTACGAGACCTTCGAGAAGGCGTTCCGCCACGGCATCGGCGACGAGGGCGAGTATCTCTACCCGGCCTTCCCGTTCGGCTGGTATACCAAGGTGTCCGACGAGGATACGAGAGCCATCTTCGCGTATCTGAAGTCGCTGCCGCCGGTAAAGGAGAAGCGGGAGGAGAACGAGATCCCGTTCCCCTTCAACGTCCGCACCGCCCTGATCACGTGGCGCACCGCCTTCTTCACCGCCGAGAGGTTCAAACCCGATCCGAACGTCAGCGCGGAGGTGAACCGCGGTGGTTACCTCGTCGAGGGACTCGGCCATTGCGGCATGTGCCACAACGAGCGCAAGCTCGTCGGCAATTCGAGCCTCGCCGGGCGGTTCGGCGGCGGCGTCATCGACGGCTGGTACGCGCCCAACATCACGCCCGACGGGCACCAGGGCATCGGCGCCTGGAGCGATGCCGAAGTCGTCACCTATCTCAAGACCGGCACGGCTCCGGGCAACCGCCCGGGCGTGGCGGCGGGGCCGATGCGCCAAACCATCGAGGAATCGCTCTCCAAGATGACCGACGCCGACCTCAAGGCGATGGTGGCTTATCTGCGCACGGTTCCGGCCAAGCAGACCTACAAGGAGAAGGACCTCCAGGCCTTCAACCAGCCCGGAGCACCGGGGGCGGACACCTACCTGACCTACTGCTCCTCCTGCCACCGGCCGGACGGCAAGGGCGTCGAGGGCGCGATTCCCGCTCTGGCCGGCAACACCTCGGTCCAGTCGGCCGGTCCGGAGACGGTCATCAACGTGATCGTTGGCGGATTGGCCGCCCAGAGCGACTACGCGCCGATGCCGGCCATCGGCCAGGAAATGACCGACCAGCAGATTAAGGACGTCACCGACTACATCCGCAATTCCTGGGGCAACAAGGCGCCAGTCGTCTCCGAGACCGGAATCGTCGCCAATGCTCGGCAGAAGATCCGGACGATGATGGCCGGCAACGCGCCCTGCTCGACCATCGAGGATGTAAAACTGAAGAGCAGCATCGAGCAGGCCACGGGCGCCGACGCGTTGAAGGGACTGAAGCCGAACGACTTCGTTCCGCTCCTCGCCCGCGTCGCGCCGCAAGTGAAGGCCGCCGCGCCCGAGGCCGGCGACGATGCAGTGGTCAACGGGTTGCTCTCGGCCTTCTGCAAGGCGAACCGCACCGAGAAGGACGCCGAGCCCTTGCCCTGGTCCGCGACGATCGGCTCGTTCGGCAATGTCGCCTATAGCCAGATCAAGAACCCGGAGAAGCGGGTGGATGCCCTCTCCGGAAAGGTGCCGGCTTCGGGGGCGACTCCGCCCAAGCCTTGA
- the pgl gene encoding 6-phosphogluconolactonase has protein sequence MIPLPPNTELMADAEATARAAAEHLLAMTERSEGDRIAICLAGGSTPKRLYALLASPGFVERVPWARIHWFFGDDRVVPWDDPSSNVRMVRDAFGHAAPVPATHLHFMPSDKGAEAGARAYERTLQDFYGSDRLDPNRPLFDLVLLGLGSDGHTASLFPGKPALAERSAWVAPVLEAGMEPFVPRITLTFPALASSRSVLFLVNGAGKRDALRRLAGGEDLPARHVESAGRVTWYIDREAADA, from the coding sequence ATGATCCCGCTTCCGCCGAATACCGAGTTGATGGCGGATGCGGAGGCGACGGCCCGCGCTGCCGCCGAGCATCTGCTGGCGATGACCGAGCGCAGCGAGGGGGACCGCATTGCGATCTGCCTTGCCGGCGGCTCGACCCCGAAGCGGCTCTACGCGCTGTTGGCCTCCCCCGGCTTCGTCGAGCGGGTACCGTGGGCGCGCATCCACTGGTTCTTCGGCGACGACCGGGTGGTGCCGTGGGACGATCCCTCGAGCAACGTGCGCATGGTGCGCGACGCCTTCGGCCACGCGGCGCCGGTGCCGGCGACGCACCTGCACTTCATGCCCTCGGACAAGGGCGCCGAGGCGGGCGCCCGCGCCTATGAGCGAACGCTGCAGGACTTCTACGGCAGCGACCGGCTCGATCCAAATCGGCCGCTGTTCGATCTCGTTCTGCTCGGCCTCGGCAGCGACGGGCACACCGCCTCTCTGTTTCCGGGCAAGCCCGCCTTGGCCGAGCGCTCGGCCTGGGTCGCGCCGGTGCTGGAGGCGGGAATGGAACCGTTCGTGCCGCGCATCACCCTGACCTTTCCGGCCCTGGCCTCGTCACGCTCCGTGCTCTTCCTTGTCAATGGTGCGGGCAAGCGCGACGCGCTGCGACGGCTCGCCGGGGGCGAGGATCTGCCGGCGCGCCACGTCGAAAGTGCGGGCCGGGTGACGTGGTACATCGATCGCGAAGCCGCCGACGCCTGA
- a CDS encoding flagellar motor protein MotB: protein MAKKKRGGAHGGHGWFVTFADLMALLMSFFVMIAAYSTQDQKKLQVVAGSMRDAFGVNKESKFAGILESEGIPTADKFKHLRDVPPERATDRTTPPQTDSGLDDGIPDRGYPDAFGQAAASLRQAMQDMPEVAELSKNVIIAPTRKGLDVSIVDQDGRSMFPEGSSRPNDRTRRLLERLAPTLMKLPNRIAITGFTATARPGTRDTAPPWELSANRALSVRDVLANAGLPDDRFASVTGKADTEPMFPDNPYLAANRRVTVTLLSEPPPTPNGKTMP from the coding sequence GTGGCCAAGAAGAAGCGCGGCGGCGCCCATGGCGGTCACGGCTGGTTCGTGACCTTCGCCGATCTGATGGCGCTCCTGATGAGCTTCTTCGTCATGATCGCCGCCTACTCGACGCAGGATCAGAAGAAGCTTCAGGTCGTCGCCGGCTCGATGCGTGACGCCTTCGGCGTGAACAAGGAGTCGAAATTCGCCGGCATCCTCGAAAGCGAGGGCATTCCGACGGCGGACAAGTTCAAGCACCTGCGCGACGTGCCGCCCGAGCGCGCCACCGACCGCACGACGCCGCCGCAGACCGACAGCGGCCTCGATGACGGCATTCCCGACCGCGGCTATCCCGACGCATTCGGGCAGGCCGCCGCCTCCCTGCGGCAGGCGATGCAGGACATGCCCGAGGTGGCGGAACTCTCGAAGAACGTCATCATCGCGCCGACCCGTAAGGGGCTCGACGTGTCGATCGTCGATCAGGACGGGCGTTCGATGTTCCCGGAAGGGTCGAGCCGCCCCAACGACCGCACCCGCCGTCTGCTGGAGCGCTTGGCGCCGACGCTGATGAAGCTGCCGAACCGCATCGCGATCACCGGCTTCACCGCGACCGCCCGCCCCGGCACCCGCGACACCGCTCCGCCCTGGGAGCTCTCGGCCAACCGCGCGCTGAGCGTGCGCGACGTTCTGGCCAATGCTGGCCTGCCCGACGACCGCTTCGCCTCGGTCACGGGCAAGGCGGATACGGAGCCGATGTTTCCCGACAATCCCTACCTCGCGGCCAACCGGCGGGTGACGGTGACGCTCCTCTCCGAGCCGCCGCCGACGCCAAACGGCAAGACAATGCCCTGA
- a CDS encoding DUF3772 domain-containing protein, which translates to MLRRSLLTRFRHRTLSTALIATLAATAVLPNVASGQGSPPAAQAPAAKQQNAAPAPANGQPAPANEQAAPAAKPAAPKAPVSEALQTLRDRLDTIKDDLEAREKAITGPNVGAGDLIRARDGLDPLADRLRSMIDLLGPRLEAARERLTQIGPKPKEGEEGEEVARERTEREQAVNDIDGTQRLAKSLLVQSDQIVDQISNRRRAAFTRGLFERSSSLLTPDLWMRVGADIPRDISSLKSGFDETVSLFRRNGSLWNLLILGLALGLSFALYFGRRNIAPALGRRDINLTAPSRRAKLLGAWRVLLLGTLPALAGSYAVYYALDVTELLPARFLPVASTILGGIAFIAFVEATADALLAVNKPAWRPAPVSDAAAWRITALAVSIAVVITVSKSTEALNSAIYAALPISIATRGIGAITAALLLAIGLHRFADTAEKEEECFGPYVGTETSSSIGGPLRLLGWVAVAVIAVAPLVGYVAFSAFLVDQLIWTASILVLLWLLVVSADVLIGGSLCEDTRIATTLQANTGLRKRSLNQIAVLTTGFARVLLIAVAALLALAPWGLDSTDIFSSVRTAFFGFKVGDVTISLSAIAFGVSILVLGVFITRGIQRWLENTYLPATDLDAGLRNSISTVAGYVGFLLALALAFSYLGLSLEKLTIVAGALSVGIGFGLQSIVNNFVSGLLLLWERPIRVGDQVLIGDSEGIVKRISVRSTEIQTFDRSAVIVPNSNLISGIVKNRVRGDRTGRVIISVSVLRSKDPVEAAEMMVACAKAHPDVLKEPAPRVVFKKIGDPFLEFELIAMVVDVNLSQKVQSDLNFSVFKTLADAEFIPPMGPASSFITVQGLEPVRDALGQIAHAVGSPAAHIIAPPAAARGESEEKVSAVADEASSGDPREPARRSGNASQDGNLRRHG; encoded by the coding sequence ATGCTACGACGCTCGCTTCTCACCCGCTTCCGCCACAGGACTCTCAGCACGGCCCTGATCGCGACCTTGGCCGCGACCGCCGTCCTGCCGAACGTGGCGTCGGGGCAGGGGAGTCCGCCGGCCGCTCAGGCACCGGCTGCGAAACAGCAGAACGCCGCGCCGGCCCCGGCGAACGGACAGCCGGCTCCGGCCAACGAACAGGCCGCGCCGGCCGCCAAGCCGGCCGCGCCCAAAGCCCCCGTGTCGGAGGCGCTGCAAACCCTCAGGGACCGGCTCGATACCATCAAGGACGATCTCGAAGCGCGCGAGAAGGCGATCACCGGTCCGAATGTCGGCGCGGGCGACCTGATCCGTGCCCGCGACGGTCTCGACCCGCTCGCCGACCGGCTGCGGTCCATGATCGATCTGCTGGGCCCCCGCCTGGAGGCCGCCCGCGAGCGTCTCACCCAGATCGGACCGAAGCCGAAGGAAGGGGAGGAAGGCGAGGAGGTCGCCCGCGAGCGCACCGAGCGCGAGCAGGCGGTCAACGACATCGACGGCACGCAGCGCCTGGCCAAATCGCTGCTGGTGCAGAGCGACCAGATCGTCGATCAGATCTCGAACCGCCGCCGTGCCGCCTTCACCCGCGGCCTGTTCGAGCGCAGCTCGTCGCTGTTGACCCCCGATCTCTGGATGCGGGTCGGCGCCGACATCCCGCGCGACATCAGCTCGCTGAAGAGCGGCTTCGACGAAACTGTCTCCCTGTTCCGCCGAAACGGCAGCCTGTGGAACCTGCTGATCCTCGGCCTCGCCCTCGGCCTGTCCTTTGCCCTGTATTTCGGTCGCCGCAACATCGCGCCGGCCCTGGGGCGCCGGGACATCAACCTCACCGCGCCGTCGAGGCGCGCCAAGCTTCTCGGCGCATGGCGCGTGCTCCTGCTCGGGACCTTGCCGGCCCTGGCGGGAAGCTATGCGGTCTACTACGCCCTCGACGTGACCGAGTTGCTGCCGGCCCGCTTCCTGCCGGTCGCCAGCACCATTCTGGGCGGCATCGCCTTCATCGCCTTCGTCGAGGCGACGGCCGACGCCCTCCTCGCCGTGAACAAGCCGGCTTGGCGTCCGGCACCGGTCTCCGATGCCGCCGCGTGGCGCATCACCGCGCTCGCCGTCAGCATCGCCGTCGTCATCACGGTGTCGAAATCGACCGAGGCCCTCAACTCGGCGATCTACGCCGCGCTGCCGATCTCGATCGCCACCCGCGGTATCGGCGCCATCACGGCGGCCTTGCTGCTCGCGATCGGCCTCCACCGCTTCGCCGATACGGCGGAGAAGGAGGAAGAGTGCTTCGGCCCCTATGTCGGCACCGAGACCTCGTCCAGCATCGGTGGGCCGCTGCGGCTGCTCGGCTGGGTCGCGGTCGCCGTAATCGCGGTTGCGCCGCTCGTCGGCTACGTCGCCTTCTCGGCCTTCCTCGTCGATCAGTTGATCTGGACCGCCAGCATCCTCGTGCTGCTTTGGCTGCTGGTCGTCAGCGCCGATGTGCTGATCGGCGGCTCGCTCTGCGAAGACACCCGCATCGCCACGACGCTCCAGGCCAATACCGGCCTGCGTAAGCGCTCGCTCAATCAGATCGCGGTATTGACGACAGGCTTCGCCCGCGTCCTGCTGATCGCGGTCGCCGCGCTTCTGGCGCTGGCTCCCTGGGGGCTCGATTCGACCGATATCTTCTCGTCGGTTCGCACGGCCTTCTTCGGCTTCAAGGTCGGCGACGTCACGATCTCCCTCTCGGCAATCGCCTTCGGCGTCAGCATCCTGGTGCTCGGCGTGTTCATCACCCGCGGCATTCAGCGCTGGCTCGAGAACACCTACCTGCCGGCGACTGACCTCGATGCGGGCCTGCGCAACTCGATCTCGACGGTGGCCGGCTATGTCGGCTTCCTCCTCGCCCTGGCGCTGGCCTTCTCCTATCTGGGCCTCAGTCTCGAGAAGCTGACCATCGTCGCCGGTGCCCTCTCCGTCGGTATCGGTTTCGGCCTGCAATCGATCGTCAACAACTTCGTCTCGGGCCTGCTGCTGCTGTGGGAGCGCCCGATCCGCGTCGGCGATCAGGTACTGATCGGCGACAGCGAGGGCATCGTGAAGCGGATCTCGGTGCGCTCCACGGAGATCCAGACCTTCGACCGCTCCGCCGTGATCGTGCCGAACTCGAACCTGATCTCCGGTATCGTCAAGAACCGCGTGCGCGGCGACCGGACCGGACGGGTCATCATCTCGGTCAGCGTGCTGCGCAGCAAGGATCCGGTCGAGGCAGCGGAGATGATGGTCGCCTGCGCCAAGGCGCACCCGGACGTGCTCAAGGAGCCGGCGCCGCGGGTGGTGTTCAAGAAGATCGGCGATCCCTTCCTGGAGTTCGAGCTGATCGCCATGGTGGTCGACGTCAACCTGAGCCAGAAGGTGCAGAGCGACTTGAACTTCTCGGTGTTCAAGACGCTCGCCGACGCCGAGTTCATCCCGCCAATGGGTCCCGCTTCGAGCTTCATCACCGTTCAGGGTCTGGAACCGGTGCGCGACGCGCTCGGTCAGATCGCGCACGCGGTCGGCAGCCCGGCGGCGCACATCATTGCGCCCCCGGCGGCCGCGCGAGGGGAGAGCGAGGAGAAGGTCTCGGCCGTAGCCGACGAAGCGTCGTCGGGCGACCCGCGCGAACCGGCCCGACGGTCAGGAAACGCGTCTCAGGACGGAAACCTGCGACGGCACGGGTAG
- the gnd gene encoding phosphogluconate dehydrogenase (NAD(+)-dependent, decarboxylating), protein MQLGMIGLGRMGGNIVRRLLRDGHTAVVYDRDPKAVESLAAEGATAASSLEDLAAKLEAPRTAWVMLPAGQITEETVRALGGLLSADDCIIDGGNSFYQDDVRRARDLDAKGIHYVDVGTSGGVWGLERGYCMMIGGHKAAVDRLDPIFRTLAPGLGEIPRTPGRDGRDSRAEQGYIHAGPSGAGHFVKMIHNGIEYGLMQAYAEGFDILRHANAPDIPEERRFDLNLGDIAEVWRRGSVVSSWLLDLTAAALAGDERLEGFSGYVEDSGEGRWTINAAIEEAVPATVLSSALYRRFRSREDESYADKLLSAMRQGFGGHKEPPRRGPTP, encoded by the coding sequence ATGCAACTCGGCATGATCGGCCTCGGCCGGATGGGCGGCAACATCGTTCGCCGGCTCCTGCGCGACGGGCACACCGCCGTCGTCTACGACCGCGATCCGAAGGCGGTCGAGTCCCTGGCGGCCGAGGGCGCGACGGCGGCATCGAGCCTCGAGGATCTCGCCGCGAAGCTGGAAGCACCCCGCACCGCCTGGGTGATGTTGCCCGCCGGCCAGATCACCGAGGAGACGGTCCGCGCGCTCGGCGGCCTTCTGAGCGCGGACGACTGCATCATCGATGGCGGCAACTCGTTCTATCAGGACGATGTGCGTCGGGCCCGAGATCTCGACGCCAAGGGCATCCACTACGTCGATGTCGGCACCTCCGGCGGCGTGTGGGGGCTGGAGCGCGGCTACTGCATGATGATCGGCGGCCACAAGGCCGCCGTCGACCGCCTTGACCCGATCTTCCGCACGCTGGCGCCGGGCCTCGGCGAGATCCCGCGCACCCCCGGTCGCGACGGCCGGGATTCGCGGGCCGAACAGGGCTACATCCATGCCGGGCCGAGCGGCGCCGGCCACTTCGTGAAGATGATCCATAACGGCATCGAGTATGGGCTGATGCAGGCCTATGCCGAGGGCTTCGACATCCTGCGCCACGCCAACGCCCCCGACATCCCTGAGGAGCGGCGGTTCGATCTCAATCTCGGTGACATCGCCGAGGTCTGGCGGCGCGGCAGCGTGGTCTCGTCCTGGCTCCTCGATCTCACGGCCGCCGCTCTGGCCGGTGACGAGCGCCTGGAAGGATTTTCGGGCTATGTCGAGGATTCCGGCGAGGGCCGCTGGACCATCAATGCGGCGATCGAGGAGGCCGTGCCGGCCACCGTGCTCTCCAGCGCCCTCTATCGCCGCTTCCGCTCCCGCGAGGATGAGAGCTACGCCGACAAGCTCCTTTCAGCGATGCGTCAGGGCTTCGGCGGCCACAAGGAGCCGCCGCGCCGCGGACCCACGCCATGA